The Marinilongibacter aquaticus genome has a window encoding:
- a CDS encoding malate dehydrogenase produces MKVTVIGAGAVGSTAADVIARREVADEVVILDIKEGYAEGKAMDLNQTSSLLGFDTKIVGTTNDYAKTAKSDVIVVTSGIPRKPGMTREELIGINAGIVRTVVTNALAVSPKAVIVIVSNPMDTMTYLTYQIAQEMGINKKRVIGMGGALDSSRFRYRLGEAMGVSQNDISGMVIGGHGDKTMIPLTRLATWNGLPVSRFINSEALSEVAQKTMVGGATLTGLLGTSAWYAPGAAICQVVEAILRDEQKIIPSCVYLNGEYGQKDICIGVPVVLGKGGWQKIVNVRLNNEEKAAFEASAEAVRTMNEAIKGL; encoded by the coding sequence ATGAAAGTAACTGTAATAGGTGCCGGAGCGGTAGGGTCAACGGCTGCTGATGTGATCGCCAGGAGAGAAGTGGCTGACGAAGTCGTAATCTTGGACATCAAAGAGGGCTATGCCGAAGGGAAAGCCATGGACCTGAACCAAACGTCTTCGCTTTTGGGCTTTGATACTAAAATTGTAGGAACCACCAACGACTATGCCAAAACTGCAAAATCGGATGTGATCGTGGTAACTTCGGGCATTCCGCGTAAGCCGGGCATGACTCGTGAAGAGCTGATTGGCATCAATGCGGGTATCGTGCGTACGGTAGTGACAAACGCCCTTGCAGTTTCGCCAAAGGCAGTGATCGTGATTGTATCGAACCCAATGGATACAATGACTTATTTGACATATCAAATTGCTCAGGAAATGGGCATCAACAAAAAGCGTGTGATCGGTATGGGCGGTGCTCTCGATTCATCGCGTTTCCGTTACCGTTTGGGCGAAGCCATGGGCGTGTCTCAGAACGACATCAGCGGAATGGTAATCGGTGGACACGGCGACAAAACCATGATCCCGTTGACTCGTTTGGCCACTTGGAATGGCCTACCTGTAAGCCGCTTCATCAATTCAGAAGCTTTGTCTGAAGTGGCTCAGAAAACTATGGTTGGTGGTGCTACATTGACAGGCCTTTTGGGTACGTCTGCTTGGTATGCACCGGGTGCAGCTATTTGCCAAGTGGTGGAGGCTATCCTTCGCGACGAGCAGAAAATCATCCCTTCTTGCGTGTACCTCAATGGCGAATACGGACAGAAAGATATCTGTATCGGGGTGCCCGTTGTACTTGGAAAAGGCGGATGGCAAAAGATTGTGAACGTACGCTTGAACAACGAAGAAAAGGCTGCTTTCGAAGCATCGGCCGAAGCTGTACGCACAATGAACGAAGCGATCAAAGGACTTTAA
- a CDS encoding YkvA family protein, which yields MPNQKPDDDILTRVLHSIFFRNSMGKAGRISRNSRSILSLLQRVFSKTKHMGVGGVFDTIRQKTLIIGQLLKAYAKGEYRDVEMKNLIIMVASLVYFLSPIDLIPDLLPVFGYADDIALLTYVLRSVSEEVEKFELWQMNKDLK from the coding sequence ATGCCAAACCAAAAACCAGACGACGACATTTTGACACGCGTGCTCCACTCCATTTTCTTCCGAAACTCAATGGGCAAGGCGGGTCGTATTTCCCGAAATTCGAGAAGTATCCTGAGCTTGTTGCAAAGGGTGTTCAGTAAAACCAAACACATGGGCGTGGGGGGCGTTTTCGATACCATTCGTCAGAAAACCCTCATCATCGGCCAACTTTTGAAAGCCTATGCAAAGGGCGAATACCGCGACGTCGAAATGAAGAACTTAATCATCATGGTTGCAAGTTTGGTCTATTTCCTGTCGCCAATTGATTTGATTCCCGATCTTCTACCCGTATTTGGCTATGCCGACGACATAGCCCTACTCACATACGTATTGCGTAGCGTAAGCGAAGAAGTGGAAAAATTTGAGCTTTGGCAGATGAACAAGGACTTGAAATGA
- a CDS encoding Sec-independent protein translocase subunit TatA/TatB: MELATLLFLGNLGGTEIFVVLFVILLFFGAKKLPELARGLGKGIKEFKDATKDVKENIEKAANGED; the protein is encoded by the coding sequence ATGGAATTAGCGACATTGTTGTTCTTGGGGAACTTGGGCGGAACTGAAATCTTTGTAGTCTTATTTGTTATTCTGTTGTTTTTTGGTGCCAAAAAATTACCCGAATTGGCCAGAGGCTTGGGTAAAGGAATAAAAGAGTTTAAAGATGCCACTAAAGATGTGAAAGAAAACATCGAAAAAGCGGCCAACGGCGAAGATTGA
- a CDS encoding LysM peptidoglycan-binding domain-containing protein, with translation MAKGIITKLTACTFAMLSLSAFAQDSSKSEVKEVDAIVIGKKQNVAKVDSQRTEKAVFPGAIEVTDVRDSKVFHIIPATDEVIEERIKKLENIMPMPYNDHVKRYIDYFLYKRPSFVKQMLERKEFYFPIFEKYLVKYNMPPEMKYLALLESGLDPNAVSRARAVGLWQFMSYTGKEYGLRITDYQDERRHLEKATDASFRYLTNLYNMFNDWELALASYNTGPGRIRRAIRRSGHSDYWALHNYIHRDTRAYVPQWEALNYLMNYSAEHGIFPDYEMALQPVEMKHIVVDGPLNLETFSALNYMDYKTLQLLNPHLLKSELPDYARQVEIQMPLETFEYYAANKSCIMDSAQVLQGAHTNYIAHEDAKGEYHIEQKEVKHSYRVRSGDNLSTLAGRFHVYVSDLKRWNGLKSSMIRNGQYLVYFKSESVKVYDVIAKEKEEKVQIAQQKTATAPAKSKEGERTNLKVASAEKTVAENKGKTKEEPAFHYEKKNVMRYHTIRNGENLIELAQRYGTTVSQLMEWNDIHSKNRIYKGQKLKYYTTISEKVFESEESKDAGQANDKSFIVHVVQKGDTLWNISQRYGYSVAEIKKWNNLTGNTVKVGQKIKLEG, from the coding sequence ATGGCCAAAGGAATTATCACCAAACTCACCGCCTGCACTTTTGCAATGCTTTCACTTTCTGCTTTCGCTCAAGACAGCTCAAAAAGTGAAGTGAAAGAAGTGGACGCCATCGTAATTGGCAAAAAACAAAATGTCGCAAAAGTCGATTCGCAACGAACCGAAAAGGCCGTTTTCCCTGGAGCTATCGAGGTCACCGATGTGCGAGACAGCAAAGTCTTCCACATTATTCCGGCCACCGACGAGGTGATAGAAGAGCGTATAAAAAAGCTGGAAAATATCATGCCCATGCCGTATAACGATCACGTGAAGCGGTATATCGATTATTTCCTGTACAAAAGACCGAGTTTTGTAAAGCAGATGTTGGAAAGAAAAGAGTTTTACTTTCCCATCTTTGAGAAGTATCTGGTGAAATACAATATGCCACCAGAAATGAAATATTTGGCACTTCTTGAGTCGGGTTTGGATCCCAATGCCGTTTCAAGAGCCCGTGCAGTTGGACTTTGGCAATTCATGTCGTATACAGGTAAGGAGTATGGTCTTCGCATCACCGATTATCAAGACGAAAGAAGACACTTGGAAAAAGCAACTGACGCTTCGTTCCGTTACCTAACCAATCTGTACAATATGTTCAACGATTGGGAATTGGCTTTGGCATCGTACAATACTGGCCCGGGAAGAATAAGAAGAGCCATTCGTCGCTCTGGCCATTCAGATTATTGGGCTTTGCATAATTATATCCACCGCGATACAAGAGCCTATGTACCCCAATGGGAAGCCTTGAATTACCTGATGAACTATTCGGCTGAACACGGAATTTTCCCCGATTACGAGATGGCCCTTCAGCCCGTAGAAATGAAACATATTGTGGTAGATGGCCCGCTAAATTTGGAGACTTTCTCTGCTCTGAATTACATGGACTACAAAACATTGCAATTGCTGAACCCACACCTTCTGAAAAGCGAATTGCCAGATTACGCCCGTCAAGTGGAAATTCAAATGCCTTTGGAAACTTTCGAATACTATGCTGCCAACAAAAGTTGCATCATGGATTCGGCACAAGTGCTTCAAGGGGCTCACACCAACTACATTGCTCATGAAGATGCCAAAGGCGAATACCATATAGAGCAAAAAGAGGTAAAACATTCTTACCGTGTACGTTCGGGTGATAACCTTTCTACTTTGGCCGGTCGTTTCCATGTTTATGTAAGTGATTTGAAAAGATGGAACGGATTGAAATCAAGCATGATCCGTAACGGCCAGTATTTGGTTTATTTCAAATCAGAAAGCGTGAAGGTGTACGATGTAATCGCCAAAGAAAAGGAAGAAAAAGTACAGATTGCCCAACAGAAAACAGCGACTGCCCCTGCAAAAAGCAAAGAAGGCGAAAGAACCAATTTGAAAGTAGCTTCAGCTGAAAAAACAGTGGCAGAAAACAAAGGGAAGACCAAAGAAGAGCCTGCTTTTCATTACGAAAAGAAAAATGTAATGCGTTATCATACAATTCGTAATGGAGAAAACCTGATTGAATTGGCCCAACGCTACGGTACTACAGTAAGCCAATTGATGGAATGGAACGACATTCATTCAAAAAATAGAATTTACAAAGGCCAAAAACTGAAATACTATACGACCATTTCAGAAAAGGTTTTCGAGAGCGAAGAAAGCAAAGACGCAGGCCAAGCAAACGACAAAAGTTTCATCGTGCATGTGGTGCAGAAAGGCGATACGCTTTGGAACATCTCTCAACGCTATGGCTACAGTGTGGCTGAAATTAAAAAATGGAACAACCTTACAGGAAACACTGTGAAAGTGGGACAAAAAATCAAACTAGAAGGTTGA
- a CDS encoding threonine ammonia-lyase codes for MQTPSREEIISSHERIKPFIKETPLLHSEALDRILNCEIWVKCENEQVARAFKSRGAFNAVLQLKEAQLANGLVTHSSGNHAQSLAYAGKILGAKTYVVMPETAPQVKIEKVKALNAEISFCKNNPEARQAAADEIVARTGATFIHPFDNHNVICGQATVAKEIISKQPDLDVLIPPVGGGGLLSGTGLSAKYFASGLDVIAAEPEGALDAIKSFRTGQVEKADYVNTLADGLQTYLSPRTLHIIRDTVKDIRMAKESSIPLAMKMIHTHFGIWVEPSSAVTLAMLIDQKEEFEGKKLALILTGGNISTERAEEITSSVS; via the coding sequence ATGCAAACGCCGAGCAGAGAGGAAATCATCAGCAGCCACGAACGCATAAAGCCTTTCATCAAAGAAACGCCCCTTCTCCATTCCGAAGCCTTGGATCGTATACTGAACTGCGAAATCTGGGTGAAATGTGAAAACGAGCAAGTGGCCCGAGCATTTAAATCGCGAGGAGCTTTCAATGCCGTGCTTCAGCTCAAAGAAGCCCAATTGGCCAACGGACTCGTGACCCACTCTTCGGGCAACCACGCCCAATCTTTGGCCTATGCAGGAAAAATCCTCGGAGCCAAAACCTATGTGGTTATGCCGGAAACGGCTCCGCAAGTAAAAATAGAAAAAGTAAAAGCCTTAAACGCAGAAATAAGTTTTTGCAAAAACAACCCCGAAGCTCGTCAAGCGGCGGCCGACGAGATTGTCGCACGCACTGGAGCGACATTCATTCACCCTTTCGACAACCACAATGTAATCTGTGGACAAGCCACGGTGGCAAAAGAAATCATTTCGAAACAACCCGATCTGGATGTATTGATCCCACCCGTGGGCGGGGGCGGCCTTTTGAGCGGAACAGGGCTTTCCGCTAAATATTTTGCTTCGGGATTGGATGTCATTGCGGCCGAGCCCGAAGGAGCATTGGATGCCATAAAATCATTCCGTACGGGACAAGTGGAGAAAGCAGACTATGTGAACACTTTGGCCGATGGCTTGCAAACTTACCTCAGCCCGCGGACATTGCACATTATCCGAGACACGGTAAAAGATATCCGAATGGCCAAAGAAAGCAGCATCCCCTTGGCCATGAAAATGATTCATACACATTTCGGCATTTGGGTCGAACCGTCCTCGGCAGTCACCTTGGCGATGCTCATTGATCAGAAAGAAGAATTCGAAGGCAAAAAATTGGCTCTTATTCTTACAGGAGGAAACATATCTACTGAAAGAGCAGAAGAAATCACCTCGTCAGTTTCTTGA
- a CDS encoding 3-keto-disaccharide hydrolase: MKYLPILMMCWLCACKSAKSPTLAIDLFNGQNLSGWHWDVPDLDDKPEAAPPFFVRNGLLVTAGEPGGHLITDSLMADYRVEFNYRFAAEPGNCGALVHVSKTRRLYDMFPQSIEVQLKHGEAGDFWCIGEDIKVPHMRKRRGPRKDWGVDGEKNRRIPNLTGDVEKSVGEWNNMRIEYCKRKIKVWLNGQLVNYGRRAPKGKGQFALQSEGAEVEFKAIQLSPIKKLTR; the protein is encoded by the coding sequence ATGAAATACCTTCCTATTCTAATGATGTGCTGGCTTTGTGCGTGTAAAAGTGCAAAGTCGCCTACACTTGCAATCGATCTTTTCAATGGCCAAAACTTGAGTGGCTGGCATTGGGATGTGCCCGATTTGGATGATAAACCGGAAGCCGCTCCGCCTTTTTTCGTGCGAAATGGCCTGTTGGTTACTGCAGGAGAACCCGGAGGGCATCTGATTACGGATAGTCTGATGGCCGATTATCGTGTGGAGTTCAATTATCGCTTTGCCGCTGAGCCAGGAAACTGTGGGGCTTTGGTCCACGTCTCGAAAACGCGACGTTTATACGATATGTTTCCGCAGTCCATTGAGGTGCAGTTGAAACACGGCGAAGCTGGAGATTTTTGGTGTATTGGGGAAGACATAAAAGTGCCACATATGCGAAAACGCAGAGGACCCAGAAAGGATTGGGGTGTGGATGGTGAGAAAAACAGACGCATTCCAAACTTAACGGGCGATGTAGAAAAGTCCGTAGGCGAGTGGAATAACATGCGTATTGAATATTGCAAACGTAAAATAAAAGTGTGGCTGAACGGGCAGTTAGTCAATTATGGCCGTCGTGCTCCGAAAGGAAAGGGGCAGTTTGCCTTGCAATCGGAAGGAGCGGAGGTTGAATTCAAAGCCATTCAGCTTAGTCCCATCAAGAAACTGACGAGGTGA
- a CDS encoding PadR family transcriptional regulator, producing the protein MKIENAQVQMRKGILEYCILHIISRGEIYASEILDELIDAKIMVVEGTLYPLLTRLKNAELLEYKWVESASGPPRKYYVLTDLGKEFLKGLGETWETLSSSVNKIVAKPTKH; encoded by the coding sequence ATGAAGATTGAAAATGCTCAGGTGCAGATGCGAAAAGGTATTCTTGAATACTGCATTCTGCACATTATCTCGCGAGGCGAAATATACGCCTCCGAAATCTTGGACGAACTCATCGACGCCAAGATAATGGTTGTGGAAGGCACCTTGTATCCTTTGCTCACACGGCTAAAAAACGCAGAATTGTTGGAATACAAATGGGTCGAGTCCGCTTCTGGGCCACCCAGAAAGTATTATGTGCTCACCGATCTGGGGAAAGAATTCTTGAAGGGACTCGGTGAAACATGGGAAACGCTTTCGTCTTCCGTGAATAAAATCGTAGCCAAACCCACTAAACACTAA
- a CDS encoding PspC domain-containing protein, translating into MKKTIQINIAGQVFNIEEDAYQILKDYLESIQKYFSNYEGSEEIVADIEARIAEKFIGKNKPEGIPVITLHEVEQIMESMGGVADFEAIEEEAAFGFEPQEKTEATTEKQQAQAEEPQTESPKKKKVYRDTQRKLLGGVLAGLASYFNTDVVWLRFLFMVVFLGITPLTETALSGVFFLAYIICWISFPANDQLEEQKNIKKFYRDPENKVVGGVASGLSKYLNIDVAIMRLIFVVGILFFGVGLISYLIMWVVSPSADSLTQKMEMKGQAVTLENIDSQIKKKMSGETSEGSKKESALATILLLPFRIFGQLFQGIGRALSHLGPFFRVMLGVLLALAGLSMVIGSLSATGAFFGFMSGHQWFLDGMNVGNFTRDVPISTGFFIFLATAIPSIATLLAGIILISNQTIGSRSFWLTTLGLWIIGIVGSAIIGGKFAMNFAKKSSIVQNQHVQSPGSVLYLDTFQNLDSETSNINLSVYIEESDRNEIELVKEIQSSGSSYKDAKENASKVSYEIVQRDSVLIFNEKPELDEDASFRERRVTISLKVPEGQQIRMSKNFARRLLSNNWSLKSKYGLEDEDFEKLTFTMEKDGDLSCNTCDALDEEEQKAYRERDNRWSEYYLNDDDFKPRGEYKRVLDVNDFKTLDINGAFRVLVSQGDEYNVEVVAENEKDLEDLSVHVRNGSLYTGFRDRFYNNRGRVNIFITMPTIEAIESSGATKMKVLDFRNLNEVDLDFAGASNAQLDIDANEVSLEGSGASKVEIRGHIKQMEIDLSGASEFIGDNADIERAKVDASGASHALMGHVGSLNSSTSGASRVERD; encoded by the coding sequence ATGAAAAAGACAATACAAATAAATATAGCCGGACAAGTCTTCAATATTGAGGAAGATGCGTACCAAATACTGAAAGATTACCTCGAATCGATTCAGAAATATTTTTCGAACTACGAAGGTTCTGAAGAAATTGTAGCGGATATAGAAGCCCGAATTGCCGAAAAATTCATAGGCAAAAACAAGCCAGAGGGCATTCCGGTGATCACGCTGCACGAGGTGGAGCAAATCATGGAAAGCATGGGCGGAGTGGCCGACTTCGAAGCCATAGAAGAAGAAGCGGCCTTCGGTTTTGAGCCTCAAGAAAAAACAGAAGCCACTACCGAAAAACAACAGGCCCAAGCAGAAGAACCCCAAACGGAAAGCCCAAAGAAAAAGAAAGTTTACCGCGATACGCAAAGGAAACTCTTGGGTGGCGTTTTGGCTGGACTGGCCAGTTATTTCAATACCGATGTGGTATGGCTTCGCTTTTTGTTCATGGTCGTATTCTTGGGCATTACCCCTTTAACCGAAACCGCTCTTAGTGGCGTTTTCTTCCTCGCCTATATTATTTGTTGGATTTCTTTTCCGGCAAATGACCAATTGGAAGAACAGAAAAATATCAAGAAATTTTACCGTGACCCCGAAAACAAAGTGGTGGGTGGCGTGGCCAGCGGGCTTTCGAAGTACCTCAACATCGATGTCGCCATCATGCGATTGATTTTTGTGGTGGGCATTCTGTTCTTTGGTGTAGGGCTTATCTCCTACCTCATTATGTGGGTAGTCTCACCTTCGGCCGATTCTTTGACACAAAAGATGGAAATGAAAGGCCAGGCCGTTACCCTTGAAAATATCGACAGCCAAATCAAAAAGAAAATGAGCGGCGAAACGAGCGAAGGCTCTAAAAAAGAAAGTGCTTTGGCGACAATTTTGCTACTGCCCTTCCGCATCTTTGGTCAATTGTTTCAAGGTATCGGTCGTGCACTCTCACATTTAGGGCCGTTTTTCCGTGTAATGTTGGGCGTACTTTTGGCCTTGGCCGGCCTCAGTATGGTTATCGGATCGCTCTCGGCCACTGGTGCTTTCTTTGGATTTATGTCTGGGCATCAATGGTTTCTCGATGGCATGAATGTGGGCAATTTCACCAGAGACGTGCCGATCAGCACAGGATTCTTCATCTTTTTGGCCACGGCCATTCCGTCAATCGCCACGCTTTTGGCGGGTATCATCCTCATTAGCAACCAGACCATCGGCAGCCGAAGCTTTTGGCTTACCACCCTTGGCCTATGGATTATCGGAATCGTAGGTTCGGCCATAATTGGAGGAAAGTTTGCGATGAATTTTGCGAAAAAATCTTCCATTGTGCAAAATCAGCATGTACAATCTCCAGGCTCTGTCCTCTATCTCGACACCTTCCAAAATCTTGATTCGGAAACCAGCAATATCAACCTCTCCGTATACATTGAAGAAAGCGACAGAAACGAAATCGAACTCGTAAAAGAAATCCAATCTTCTGGTTCTTCGTATAAAGATGCCAAAGAAAATGCGTCAAAGGTATCCTACGAGATAGTACAACGCGACTCCGTCTTGATTTTCAATGAAAAACCCGAACTGGATGAAGACGCCAGTTTCCGGGAACGTCGGGTCACCATCAGCTTGAAGGTGCCAGAAGGGCAACAAATAAGAATGAGTAAGAATTTCGCCCGTCGATTGCTTTCCAACAATTGGTCGCTGAAAAGCAAATACGGTCTGGAAGATGAAGACTTTGAAAAATTGACCTTCACTATGGAAAAAGATGGTGATTTAAGCTGCAACACCTGTGATGCACTCGACGAAGAAGAGCAAAAAGCATACCGCGAACGCGACAACCGTTGGAGCGAGTATTATTTGAACGACGACGATTTTAAGCCGCGTGGCGAATACAAAAGAGTGTTGGATGTAAACGATTTCAAAACATTGGATATCAATGGGGCTTTCCGTGTACTCGTGAGCCAAGGCGATGAATACAACGTAGAAGTGGTGGCCGAAAATGAAAAGGATTTGGAAGACCTCAGCGTCCACGTTCGCAACGGAAGCTTATACACGGGCTTCAGAGATCGTTTCTACAACAACCGCGGCCGCGTGAACATTTTCATCACCATGCCTACAATTGAGGCGATCGAATCGAGTGGAGCCACAAAAATGAAAGTGCTCGACTTCAGAAACCTCAACGAAGTTGACCTCGATTTTGCTGGAGCCAGCAACGCCCAATTGGACATCGACGCCAACGAGGTAAGCTTGGAAGGCTCAGGAGCTTCGAAAGTGGAAATTCGCGGACATATCAAACAAATGGAAATTGACCTTTCGGGAGCCAGTGAATTTATCGGCGACAATGCCGATATCGAAAGAGCGAAAGTCGACGCCAGCGGAGCCAGCCACGCTTTAATGGGTCACGTCGGTTCTCTGAACTCAAGCACAAGCGGGGCTTCTCGCGTCGAAAGAGACTAA
- a CDS encoding BatA domain-containing protein, producing the protein MQFANPTMLWGLLALAIPLIVHLFNFRKTRKVYFTNVALLKKVETETSSFRNIKHWLVMLCRMLFIVALVLAFAQPFIPAANSKSSAVKGMNSLYLDNSLSMENTTENKRYIDLAVLKLDELLSLFKNQQNVQFVSNNFSEDEQFDLGAAKIKERLTELSFSPKSRTLETVFARQKNLMHRKFEPEKSSYFWFSDFQKSTVGNLNVLSPDSSEHIYLVPVQGRARKNVFVDSVWLQSPFAREMQNTILSVKVSNSGNEEIENLPLKLFVDDVQTSTSSVSILPNGSAVASFNFTAKEKGTHKGYVSFDDQPITFDNESYFVINVSPAVRVLHVYDQKTSEEYVSKLFSNDSLFQFSSFSVRQIDPNRFQNYDFLIFEGIRNWTAELVQAGSTFLQTGGSVLCIPDAQMNVKAFNDFLAQNGGGQVAVSNAEPRSVGMQAPTKDEPFFADVFEGAGRSENLNLPEVKPISTWVGTGKALLTLKDGTQFLSRSSAGKGQLYVLAAPLSNAYGNFAEHALFVPTMFKMAALSLRPQALAYNFNASTIELPLQAPSQSAAYALKSEDTEFIPVQRVVGNTLILEMPDINEQDRRLESGFYDLMLEGQKVKTIALNHSTAESLMDQYTPEELRAIFSQKENVTVFDNILDSDFVSSYQAQNFGQSLWTYFVYMALAFLLAEILLVRFWKVG; encoded by the coding sequence ATGCAATTTGCAAACCCGACGATGCTCTGGGGATTGTTGGCTTTGGCCATTCCTCTGATTGTCCATCTTTTCAATTTCCGGAAAACACGAAAAGTCTATTTTACCAATGTGGCTCTTTTGAAGAAAGTGGAGACCGAAACCTCTTCTTTCCGCAACATCAAGCATTGGTTGGTTATGCTCTGCCGCATGCTTTTTATCGTCGCCTTGGTGCTGGCTTTTGCTCAACCTTTTATTCCCGCAGCCAATTCGAAGAGTTCGGCGGTGAAGGGAATGAACAGCCTTTATCTCGACAACTCCTTGAGTATGGAGAACACCACCGAGAACAAAAGGTATATCGATTTGGCTGTGCTGAAACTGGACGAACTTTTGTCTTTGTTCAAAAATCAGCAAAATGTCCAATTCGTTAGCAATAATTTTTCTGAGGACGAGCAATTTGATTTGGGTGCGGCAAAAATCAAAGAACGCTTGACCGAGCTGAGTTTTTCGCCTAAATCTCGCACTTTGGAAACGGTTTTTGCCCGTCAGAAGAATTTGATGCACCGCAAATTTGAACCCGAGAAATCGAGTTATTTTTGGTTTTCAGATTTTCAGAAAAGCACCGTTGGGAATTTGAATGTTTTAAGCCCCGACAGCAGCGAGCACATATACTTGGTGCCGGTGCAGGGGCGTGCCCGCAAAAATGTTTTTGTCGATTCTGTATGGTTGCAATCTCCTTTTGCCCGTGAAATGCAGAATACAATACTTTCGGTGAAAGTTTCGAATTCGGGAAATGAGGAAATTGAGAATTTACCACTGAAACTGTTTGTCGACGATGTGCAAACTTCTACCAGTTCGGTGAGCATTCTGCCCAACGGCTCGGCCGTGGCCAGTTTCAACTTTACCGCAAAAGAAAAAGGGACGCACAAGGGCTATGTGAGTTTCGACGATCAGCCCATCACATTCGATAACGAATCGTATTTTGTGATCAATGTATCACCTGCCGTGCGGGTCTTGCACGTGTACGATCAGAAAACGAGTGAAGAGTACGTGTCTAAATTGTTTTCGAACGACAGCCTCTTTCAATTTTCGAGCTTTTCGGTGCGTCAAATTGATCCCAATCGCTTTCAGAATTACGATTTCCTGATTTTTGAAGGTATCCGAAATTGGACGGCAGAGTTGGTGCAGGCGGGCTCTACCTTTTTGCAAACCGGCGGCTCTGTATTGTGCATCCCCGATGCCCAGATGAATGTAAAGGCCTTTAACGATTTTTTGGCTCAAAATGGGGGAGGCCAAGTGGCAGTTTCCAATGCTGAACCACGAAGCGTGGGCATGCAAGCTCCAACCAAAGACGAGCCTTTTTTTGCCGACGTGTTTGAAGGAGCGGGAAGATCGGAAAACTTGAATTTACCCGAGGTGAAACCGATCTCGACCTGGGTCGGAACGGGGAAAGCTTTGTTGACCTTGAAAGACGGCACCCAATTTTTAAGCCGCTCGTCGGCGGGCAAGGGGCAGCTTTATGTGTTGGCCGCACCACTTTCAAACGCCTATGGCAATTTTGCAGAACATGCCCTTTTTGTGCCCACGATGTTTAAAATGGCTGCCCTCAGTTTACGACCGCAGGCCTTGGCCTACAATTTCAATGCCTCGACCATCGAATTGCCCTTGCAAGCTCCGTCACAGTCGGCGGCTTATGCTTTGAAAAGTGAAGACACAGAATTTATTCCTGTGCAAAGAGTGGTCGGGAATACATTGATTTTGGAAATGCCTGATATCAATGAACAGGACAGAAGATTGGAGTCGGGCTTTTACGATTTGATGCTGGAAGGCCAAAAGGTGAAAACCATAGCTTTGAATCACAGCACGGCGGAATCGCTAATGGATCAATATACGCCAGAGGAATTGCGGGCTATTTTTAGCCAAAAAGAGAATGTGACGGTATTTGATAATATTCTCGATTCCGACTTTGTATCCAGTTATCAGGCACAGAATTTCGGACAGTCTTTGTGGACCTATTTTGTGTACATGGCTTTGGCCTTTCTTTTGGCCGAGATACTTTTGGTTCGTTTTTGGAAAGTTGGATAA
- a CDS encoding glycosyltransferase family 2 protein: MKLSVVIPAYNEAESIPETLRSLYNTLNSHEIDHEIWVTNDNSKDNTLQVLEGLKSEIPTLVFETNKGPNGFGYAVRYGLERFSGDCVAVFMADMSDDPEDLVQYYRTMQEKKVDAVFGNRWGKGGKVIDYPQHKKVINRLANFIVKTMMRIDYNDTTNAFKLYKRTTIEGVKPFLSPHFNLTIELPLKAIVRGYTYAVVPNSWTNRKYGESKLKIKEMGSRYFFILMYCFIEKYFSRGDYMKKD, from the coding sequence ATGAAATTAAGCGTGGTCATTCCGGCTTACAACGAGGCCGAATCTATTCCGGAAACCCTCCGGTCATTGTACAACACCCTGAACTCCCATGAGATCGATCATGAAATATGGGTAACCAATGACAACTCCAAAGACAATACTTTGCAGGTGCTCGAAGGCCTGAAATCCGAAATTCCCACTTTGGTTTTTGAAACGAATAAAGGACCAAATGGCTTTGGTTATGCGGTGCGTTATGGGCTTGAGCGTTTTTCGGGCGATTGCGTCGCCGTTTTTATGGCCGATATGTCGGACGATCCCGAAGATTTGGTGCAATACTACCGCACCATGCAGGAAAAAAAGGTGGATGCCGTTTTTGGCAACCGTTGGGGCAAAGGGGGCAAAGTGATCGATTATCCGCAGCACAAAAAAGTGATCAACCGCTTGGCCAATTTCATTGTGAAAACCATGATGCGAATCGATTACAACGATACCACCAACGCTTTTAAACTCTACAAAAGAACGACGATCGAGGGAGTAAAACCTTTCCTTTCGCCGCATTTCAACCTCACCATCGAATTGCCGCTCAAAGCCATTGTGCGTGGCTATACCTACGCCGTGGTGCCAAACAGCTGGACAAACCGCAAATACGGCGAATCCAAACTGAAAATAAAGGAAATGGGTAGCCGTTATTTCTTTATTCTCATGTATTGCTTTATCGAAAAGTATTTCTCGCGAGGCGATTACATGAAAAAAGACTAG